In the genome of Massilia sp. PAMC28688, one region contains:
- a CDS encoding ABC transporter ATP-binding protein, translated as MTQTILHIQGVNKRFGGLQALTDVALTIEKGQIYGLIGPNGAGKTTFFNVITGLYQPDTGTFVLDGKPYSPSAPHKVAKAGIARTFQNIRLFGEMTALENVMVGRHVRSHQGVFGAIFRHPAARREEAAIKERAQELLDFVGIGAFARRTAKFLSYGDQRRLEIARALATDPVLLALDEPAAGMNATEKLALRELLVKIKNEGKTVLLIEHDVKLMMGLCDRISVLEYGKLIAEGLPAEIQKNPAVIEAYLGGGH; from the coding sequence ATGACCCAGACCATTTTGCACATTCAAGGCGTAAACAAGCGCTTTGGCGGCCTGCAGGCGCTGACCGACGTGGCCCTCACGATTGAAAAAGGCCAGATTTACGGCTTGATCGGCCCCAACGGTGCCGGCAAGACCACCTTCTTCAATGTCATTACCGGGCTGTACCAGCCTGACACGGGCACCTTCGTGCTCGATGGCAAGCCGTACTCGCCCTCGGCGCCGCACAAGGTGGCCAAGGCCGGCATTGCCCGTACCTTCCAGAATATTCGTCTGTTCGGTGAAATGACGGCGCTGGAAAATGTCATGGTGGGGCGGCACGTGCGCTCTCACCAAGGCGTGTTCGGCGCCATTTTCCGGCATCCCGCAGCCAGGCGCGAGGAAGCGGCCATCAAGGAGCGTGCCCAGGAACTGCTCGACTTTGTGGGCATTGGCGCGTTTGCCAGGCGCACGGCGAAATTCCTGTCGTACGGCGACCAGCGGCGCCTGGAAATTGCGCGCGCCCTGGCCACGGACCCGGTGCTGCTGGCGCTGGACGAACCGGCCGCCGGCATGAACGCCACCGAAAAGCTGGCCCTGCGCGAGCTGCTGGTCAAGATCAAGAACGAAGGCAAGACCGTGCTGCTGATCGAGCACGACGTCAAGTTGATGATGGGGCTGTGCGACCGCATCAGCGTGCTGGAATATGGAAAGTTAATTGCAGAAGGCTTGCCGGCAGAAATCCAGAAAAATCCGGCCGTGATTGAAGCCTATCTGGGAGGTGGCCATTAA
- a CDS encoding ABC transporter ATP-binding protein yields the protein MTDTILKIQGLKVAYGGIKAVKGIDLEISRGELVTLIGANGAGKTTTLKAITGTLPSCKIEGTITYKGQPLKDVHSFQLVERKLAMVPEGRGVFTRMTIQENLMMGAYTRNDKAGIADDVDKWFTVFPRLKERAGQLAGTLSGGEQQMLAMARALMSHPELLLLDEPSMGLSPIMVEKIFEVIRKVSSEGITILLVEQNAKLALEAAHRGYVMDSGALIMSGNAADMLHDPRVKAAYLGE from the coding sequence ATGACTGACACAATTCTCAAGATCCAGGGGCTGAAGGTTGCGTACGGCGGCATCAAGGCCGTCAAGGGCATCGACCTGGAGATTAGCAGGGGCGAGCTGGTGACGTTAATTGGCGCCAATGGCGCCGGCAAGACCACCACGCTCAAGGCCATCACCGGCACCCTGCCAAGCTGCAAGATCGAGGGCACGATCACCTACAAGGGCCAGCCGCTGAAGGATGTGCATTCCTTCCAGCTGGTCGAGCGCAAGCTGGCCATGGTACCGGAAGGGCGGGGCGTGTTTACTCGCATGACCATCCAGGAAAACCTGATGATGGGCGCCTACACGCGCAACGACAAGGCTGGTATTGCGGACGACGTCGACAAGTGGTTCACCGTGTTCCCGCGCCTGAAGGAGCGGGCAGGGCAGCTGGCCGGTACGCTCTCGGGCGGCGAGCAGCAGATGCTGGCCATGGCGCGCGCGCTGATGAGCCATCCGGAGTTGCTGTTGCTGGACGAGCCCTCGATGGGCCTGTCGCCGATCATGGTCGAAAAGATCTTCGAAGTGATCCGCAAGGTGTCATCGGAAGGCATCACCATCTTGCTGGTGGAACAAAACGCCAAGCTGGCGTTGGAAGCGGCGCACCGTGGCTACGTGATGGATTCTGGCGCGCTGATCATGAGCGGCAACGCGGCCGACATGCTGCACGACCCGCGCGTCAAAGCCGCCTATTTGGGCGAATAG
- a CDS encoding phasin family protein encodes MFAIPEQFSNATKANFESQFAMFSNLTSKAFEGMEKLVELNMTAVKATLEESAATTRQLLSAKDPQEFFSLTSAQAQPTAEKAMSYGRQVAAIATGTQAEFTRAAEQQVAETSRKVISLVDEVTKNAPAGSENLVAVVKASLTNANAGYEHLSKTAKQAAEAVETNVTTAMNQFAQAAQGAAARATKQ; translated from the coding sequence ATGTTTGCAATCCCTGAGCAGTTTTCGAACGCCACCAAAGCCAACTTCGAATCGCAGTTCGCCATGTTCTCGAACCTGACCTCGAAAGCCTTCGAAGGCATGGAAAAGCTGGTCGAGTTGAACATGACTGCCGTCAAGGCCACGCTGGAAGAATCGGCTGCCACCACGCGTCAGCTGCTGTCGGCAAAAGACCCACAAGAATTTTTCTCGCTGACCAGCGCCCAGGCGCAGCCAACGGCTGAAAAGGCGATGTCCTACGGTCGTCAGGTCGCGGCCATTGCCACTGGCACCCAGGCAGAATTCACCCGTGCCGCCGAGCAGCAAGTTGCCGAAACCAGCCGCAAAGTCATCTCGCTGGTGGACGAAGTGACCAAGAACGCGCCAGCCGGCAGCGAAAACCTGGTTGCCGTGGTCAAGGCTTCACTGACCAACGCCAACGCTGGTTACGAGCACCTGAGCAAGACTGCCAAGCAAGCTGCAGAAGCTGTCGAGACCAACGTCACGACCGCCATGAACCAGTTCGCGCAAGCCGCCCAGGGCGCCGCCGCCCGCGCCACCAAGCAGTAA
- a CDS encoding DMT family transporter, whose translation MSIFIAKNVAARQSNLARGVIPLFFVLLWSTGFIVAKFGLPYAPPLTFILLRCLCVLLLLMPVVLFWKAPWPTGQVGHIAVAGLLLQAGYLGGVWCAIKLGMPAGLTALIVGMQPILTAAAAPLIGESVRARQWIGLVLGLAGVALVVYAKITLVGLSTLAIVYCLLALLCITAGTMYQRHYCPRFDLRSGTVIQFGATALLMLPLAMAFEQLDWRLSSVQWTPRFIGALLWSVLALSIGALFLLFKLLRRSEATVVTSLMYLTPPTTAVMAWLMFGEAFSLLGAAGMAVAVLGVVCVVKK comes from the coding sequence ATGTCAATCTTTATCGCTAAAAATGTTGCGGCGCGACAATCGAACTTGGCCCGTGGTGTGATTCCCCTGTTTTTCGTTTTATTGTGGAGTACCGGCTTTATCGTGGCCAAATTCGGCCTGCCGTACGCGCCACCGCTGACCTTTATCCTGCTGCGCTGCCTGTGTGTGCTGTTGCTGCTGATGCCGGTCGTGTTGTTCTGGAAGGCACCGTGGCCGACGGGCCAAGTGGGCCACATTGCCGTGGCCGGATTGCTGCTGCAGGCAGGCTACCTCGGCGGCGTGTGGTGTGCGATCAAGCTCGGCATGCCGGCCGGCTTGACGGCCCTGATCGTCGGCATGCAGCCCATTCTGACTGCCGCTGCGGCGCCCCTGATCGGTGAATCGGTCCGCGCCCGCCAGTGGATCGGTCTCGTGCTGGGCCTGGCGGGCGTGGCCCTGGTGGTGTATGCGAAAATAACGCTGGTGGGCTTGTCCACGCTGGCCATTGTCTATTGCTTGCTGGCGCTGCTGTGCATCACGGCCGGTACCATGTACCAGCGCCATTATTGCCCTCGCTTCGATCTGCGTAGCGGGACCGTGATCCAGTTTGGCGCCACGGCGCTGCTGATGCTGCCCCTGGCCATGGCCTTCGAGCAGCTGGACTGGCGCCTGTCCTCGGTGCAGTGGACACCGCGCTTCATTGGCGCACTGTTGTGGTCTGTACTGGCGCTGTCGATCGGGGCATTGTTCCTGCTGTTTAAGCTGCTGCGGCGCAGCGAGGCGACGGTCGTGACCAGCCTGATGTACCTGACCCCGCCCACCACGGCCGTCATGGCCTGGCTGATGTTTGGAGAAGCGTTCAGTCTGCTTGGGGCGGCCGGCATGGCCGTCGCCGTGCTGGGCGTCGTGTGTGTTGTAAAAAAATAG
- a CDS encoding nitroreductase, producing the protein MIVSQEQDIVDAAITSRRSIRAFLPDPVAREDIERILAVAARAPSGTNTQPWKVHVLTGQRKADLSAAILAAHDNPAVAATHTEEYAYYPREWVSPYIDRRRKVGWDLYALLGLTREDKAGMHAQHGRNYRFFDAPVGLIFTIDRVLEQGSWLDYGMFLQNVMIAARGRGLATCPQAAFTQYHKIIEAQLALPDSEMVVCGMALGVADPSRIESTLVTERAAVSEFARFHG; encoded by the coding sequence ATGATCGTGAGTCAAGAGCAGGACATTGTCGATGCGGCCATCACAAGCCGCCGGTCCATCCGCGCCTTTCTGCCCGACCCGGTGGCCCGCGAAGATATCGAGCGCATCCTGGCAGTGGCGGCACGGGCGCCGTCGGGCACCAATACCCAGCCGTGGAAAGTCCATGTTCTCACCGGCCAGCGCAAGGCTGACTTGTCGGCCGCAATCCTGGCCGCGCACGACAATCCGGCCGTCGCTGCCACCCACACCGAAGAGTACGCCTATTATCCGCGCGAGTGGGTGTCGCCCTATATTGACCGGCGCCGCAAGGTGGGCTGGGATTTGTATGCCCTGCTGGGTCTCACGCGTGAGGACAAGGCTGGCATGCATGCCCAGCATGGCCGCAATTACCGCTTTTTCGATGCACCCGTGGGATTGATCTTTACCATCGACCGGGTGCTGGAGCAGGGGTCCTGGCTCGACTATGGCATGTTCTTGCAAAACGTCATGATCGCCGCGCGCGGCAGGGGGCTGGCCACTTGTCCGCAGGCCGCCTTTACGCAATATCACAAGATCATTGAGGCGCAGCTGGCCTTGCCGGACAGTGAAATGGTAGTGTGCGGAATGGCGCTTGGCGTAGCCGATCCGTCCAGAATTGAAAGCACGCTGGTCACCGAGCGCGCAGCCGTGAGCGAATTCGCCCGCTTCCACGGCTGA
- a CDS encoding serine hydrolase: protein MYKLVLSALVSMMFALTPPASAARADSGVKVTKVKKATAGKARFKRREAVARQSAAPRGEKIRRVITVRGKRKVVYQRAESTRTYAAPVVRMTAGDRAGLNLTRDPLDLASSVALVLDQNNSEVLFEKNANIALPIASITKLMTGLIVVEANQDMDEVLTLTDDDVDREKFTGSRLRLGTRMTRGELLHLALMSSENRAAAALGRNYPGGVQGFVAAMNAKAIELGMMDTRYVDSSGLSSRNVASARDLGKLVSYAYQKPLLRQYSTDPNSVVHAGGRTLQYNNTNYLVKMPDWDIGLQKTGFINEAGRCLVMQAMIQGRAVIMVFLDSKGKQSRTADAGRVKRWLEAFVPESSMSIIRSQPASGITEGG from the coding sequence ATGTACAAGCTTGTTCTGAGCGCCCTCGTTTCCATGATGTTTGCCCTGACGCCACCGGCCAGTGCAGCGCGCGCTGACAGCGGTGTCAAGGTAACAAAAGTCAAGAAGGCCACTGCCGGCAAAGCCCGTTTCAAGCGGCGCGAGGCAGTTGCGCGCCAGTCGGCCGCACCGCGCGGCGAGAAAATTCGCCGCGTGATCACGGTGCGCGGCAAGCGCAAGGTGGTCTACCAGCGCGCCGAGAGCACCCGCACCTATGCGGCGCCCGTGGTGCGCATGACCGCTGGCGACCGCGCCGGCCTGAACCTGACGCGCGATCCGCTCGACCTCGCGTCGAGCGTGGCGCTGGTGCTGGACCAAAACAATTCTGAAGTATTGTTTGAAAAGAACGCCAATATCGCCTTGCCGATCGCGTCGATCACCAAACTCATGACCGGCCTGATCGTGGTGGAAGCGAACCAGGACATGGACGAAGTGCTGACGCTGACCGACGACGATGTCGACCGTGAAAAGTTCACCGGCTCGCGCCTGCGGCTGGGCACGCGCATGACGCGGGGCGAATTGCTCCATCTCGCATTGATGAGTTCTGAAAACCGCGCGGCCGCAGCCCTGGGGCGCAATTATCCGGGCGGAGTGCAGGGTTTTGTTGCAGCCATGAATGCCAAGGCGATCGAGCTGGGCATGATGGATACCCGCTACGTCGATTCCAGTGGCTTGTCGAGCCGCAATGTCGCCAGTGCGCGCGACCTGGGCAAACTGGTATCGTATGCTTATCAAAAGCCCTTGCTGCGCCAGTATTCGACCGATCCGAATTCGGTGGTCCATGCCGGTGGCCGCACCCTGCAGTACAACAATACCAACTACCTGGTGAAGATGCCGGACTGGGACATTGGCTTGCAAAAGACTGGCTTCATCAATGAAGCGGGACGCTGCCTGGTGATGCAGGCCATGATCCAGGGCCGCGCCGTGATCATGGTATTCCTCGATTCAAAGGGCAAGCAGTCACGCACGGCGGACGCCGGCCGCGTCAAGCGCTGGCTGGAGGCGTTCGTGCCCGAAAGCAGCATGAGCATTATCCGCTCACAGCCCGCCTCCGGTATAACCGAGGGTGGCTGA
- a CDS encoding IclR family transcriptional regulator — translation MKIDNLEAPKTSIQVIERMVALLDALANYTDPVSLKELSKVSGLHPSTAHRILNDMVITRFVDRVEPGTYRLGMRLLELGNVVKSRLSVREAALDFMRSLHKKTQQTINLSVRQGDEIVYIDRAFSERSGMQVVRAIGGRGPLHLTSTGKLFLSVDEPKAIRAYATRTGLAGHNKNSITDLGKLERELSLVRTRGYARDNEELELGVRCMAAGIYDDSAKLVAGLSISAPADRLQEEWLDDLVTTARQISATLGYTGGGL, via the coding sequence ATGAAAATCGACAACCTAGAAGCGCCAAAGACCTCGATCCAGGTCATCGAACGCATGGTCGCCCTGCTCGATGCCCTGGCCAACTATACCGACCCCGTCAGCCTCAAGGAGTTGTCCAAGGTCTCCGGACTGCATCCATCGACGGCGCACCGCATTCTCAATGACATGGTGATCACGCGTTTTGTGGACCGGGTCGAACCGGGCACCTACCGCCTGGGGATGCGCCTGCTGGAGCTGGGCAACGTGGTCAAGAGCCGCCTGTCGGTGCGCGAAGCGGCGCTCGACTTCATGCGCTCGCTGCACAAGAAGACCCAGCAGACCATCAATCTGTCGGTGCGCCAGGGCGACGAAATTGTGTATATCGACCGTGCGTTTTCGGAGCGCTCCGGCATGCAGGTGGTGCGCGCCATTGGCGGGCGCGGGCCGCTGCACCTGACTTCCACGGGCAAGCTGTTCCTGTCGGTGGACGAACCAAAAGCCATTCGCGCCTACGCCACCCGTACCGGGCTGGCGGGACATAACAAGAACTCGATCACGGATTTGGGCAAGCTCGAGCGGGAGCTGAGCCTGGTGCGCACGCGCGGCTATGCGCGCGACAATGAAGAACTGGAACTGGGTGTGCGCTGTATGGCGGCAGGCATTTATGATGACTCGGCCAAGCTGGTGGCGGGCCTGTCGATCTCGGCGCCGGCCGACCGCTTGCAGGAAGAATGGCTGGACGACCTGGTGACGACCGCCCGCCAGATTTCAGCCACCCTCGGTTATACCGGAGGCGGGCTGTGA
- a CDS encoding diacylglycerol kinase: MEPVSEFKSKRGLGRILPAAGYAMDGLKAAYRNEHAFRQEVVVVVIGVIIAMSLSISGFQKLLLIGSLLFVLIVELFNSAIEAIVDRISLERHPLSKNAKDMGSAAVMLAILFAAAAWAVVLYSRFY; the protein is encoded by the coding sequence ATGGAACCTGTCAGCGAATTCAAAAGCAAACGAGGCCTGGGCCGTATCCTGCCTGCCGCCGGCTATGCCATGGACGGCTTGAAAGCGGCGTACCGCAACGAACACGCCTTCCGCCAGGAAGTGGTGGTGGTCGTGATTGGCGTGATCATCGCCATGTCGCTCAGCATTTCCGGGTTCCAGAAGCTGCTGCTGATTGGTTCCTTGCTGTTTGTGCTGATCGTGGAGCTGTTCAATTCCGCGATCGAAGCCATCGTCGATCGTATCTCCCTGGAACGCCATCCCTTGTCCAAGAATGCCAAGGATATGGGCAGCGCTGCGGTGATGCTCGCTATCCTGTTCGCCGCCGCCGCCTGGGCAGTGGTGCTGTACAGCCGCTTCTACTAA
- a CDS encoding peroxiredoxin — protein sequence MSLRLGDTAPDFEQDSSVGPIKFHEWAGNSWVVLFSHPADFTPVCTTELGLTAKLKPEFDKRNVKAIALSVDATESHLGWIKDIEETQQTVVGFPIIADADRKVATLYDMIHPEQSATATVRSLFVIDPNKKIRLSITYPMSTGRNFDEVLRVIDALQLTDAHTVATPGNWKDGDDVIIPLTVQDPDVLKQKYPKGFTAVRPYLRVTPQPNK from the coding sequence ATGTCATTACGCCTTGGTGATACCGCCCCGGATTTTGAGCAAGATTCCTCTGTCGGGCCGATCAAGTTTCATGAATGGGCAGGCAATTCGTGGGTGGTCCTGTTTTCGCATCCCGCCGATTTCACGCCCGTGTGCACCACCGAGCTGGGCCTGACCGCCAAGCTCAAGCCGGAATTTGACAAGCGCAACGTCAAGGCAATTGCCCTGTCGGTTGATGCGACCGAGAGCCACCTTGGCTGGATCAAGGATATTGAAGAAACGCAGCAGACGGTGGTGGGTTTCCCCATCATTGCCGACGCCGACCGCAAGGTGGCCACGCTGTACGACATGATCCACCCCGAGCAGTCGGCCACGGCCACCGTGCGCTCGCTGTTCGTGATCGATCCGAACAAGAAGATCCGCCTGTCCATTACCTATCCCATGAGCACGGGACGCAACTTCGACGAAGTGCTGCGCGTCATCGACGCCCTGCAGCTGACCGATGCCCATACCGTGGCCACGCCGGGCAACTGGAAAGATGGCGATGACGTCATCATTCCGCTGACGGTGCAGGACCCTGACGTGCTCAAGCAAAAGTATCCGAAAGGTTTCACCGCTGTCCGTCCCTACCTGCGCGTGACACCACAGCCAAACAAATAA
- a CDS encoding sulfite exporter TauE/SafE family protein — translation MNTTYIISGFAVGLLVGMTGVGGGSLMTPILTLMFGVSPSVAVGTDLAFASITKTAGTFTHRLRGTVHWDIVKLLCIGALPAAVATTLALKYFGTVDQRVGQFIRYSIAVSVMLTVVAILFKGKMLAWLNAHPERQLHGQSLSRATVIAGAVLGILVTISSIGAGAVGATLLVMLYPRLSSAEVAGTDIAYAVPLTAIAAFGHWWLGSINWALLGMLLIGSLPGITIGSWFARAVPEKFLRGLLAMTLTGVAFKLMH, via the coding sequence ATGAACACCACTTACATCATTTCCGGTTTCGCCGTTGGCCTGCTGGTCGGCATGACCGGCGTGGGCGGTGGTTCCCTCATGACGCCCATCCTCACGCTGATGTTCGGTGTCTCGCCCTCGGTTGCCGTCGGCACCGACCTGGCCTTTGCCTCCATTACCAAGACGGCGGGCACCTTCACCCACCGCCTGCGCGGAACGGTTCACTGGGATATCGTCAAGCTGCTGTGCATCGGCGCCTTGCCCGCTGCCGTGGCGACCACCCTGGCATTGAAATATTTCGGCACGGTCGACCAGCGTGTCGGCCAGTTCATCCGCTATTCCATTGCCGTGTCGGTGATGCTGACCGTGGTGGCCATCCTGTTCAAGGGCAAAATGCTGGCCTGGCTCAATGCCCATCCCGAGCGCCAGCTGCACGGGCAGTCGCTCAGCCGCGCCACCGTCATCGCGGGGGCCGTGCTGGGCATACTGGTCACGATCTCGTCAATTGGCGCAGGCGCGGTAGGCGCGACCTTGCTGGTCATGCTCTATCCGCGCCTTTCTTCAGCAGAGGTGGCGGGCACCGACATTGCCTATGCCGTCCCGCTGACCGCCATTGCCGCCTTCGGCCACTGGTGGCTGGGGTCGATCAATTGGGCCCTGCTTGGCATGCTGCTCATCGGTTCCCTGCCCGGCATTACCATCGGCTCGTGGTTTGCCCGCGCCGTGCCGGAAAAATTCCTGCGGGGCTTGCTGGCCATGACCCTGACCGGCGTTGCGTTCAAGCTGATGCACTAG
- the cysT gene encoding sulfate ABC transporter permease subunit CysT: MPTIPRKPPRVLPGFGLSLGFAIFYLALIVLIPLSAVFLKTFTMTWEAFWSAVTSDRVMASYRLSFGASLIAAGINVIFGAIVAWVLVRYRFPGKRLVDALVDLPFALPTAVAGITLAALYSANGWIGRYLEAVGWKVAFTPVGVVVALTFIGLPFVVRTVQPVLEDAERELEEAAASLGATSGQTFVRVIFPAIMPAMLTGFALAFARATGEYGSVIFIAGNMPMVSEITPLFIITKLEQYDYAGATAIAVVMLVASFLMLLTINLLQAWTRKRAGKK, from the coding sequence ATGCCCACCATTCCACGCAAGCCGCCCCGGGTTCTTCCCGGTTTTGGCTTGTCCCTCGGCTTCGCTATTTTTTACCTGGCCCTGATTGTCCTGATCCCGCTGTCGGCGGTGTTCTTGAAAACCTTCACCATGACCTGGGAAGCGTTCTGGAGCGCTGTGACATCCGACCGCGTCATGGCCTCCTACCGCCTCAGCTTTGGCGCGTCCCTGATTGCCGCTGGCATCAACGTCATCTTTGGCGCCATCGTGGCCTGGGTGCTGGTGCGCTACCGGTTTCCCGGCAAGCGTCTGGTCGATGCGCTGGTGGACCTGCCGTTCGCGCTGCCGACCGCGGTCGCCGGCATCACCCTGGCGGCACTGTATTCGGCCAATGGCTGGATTGGCCGGTACCTGGAAGCGGTGGGCTGGAAGGTGGCATTCACGCCCGTGGGGGTAGTGGTGGCGCTGACCTTCATTGGACTGCCGTTCGTGGTGCGTACCGTGCAGCCGGTGCTGGAAGACGCCGAACGTGAACTGGAAGAAGCGGCGGCCAGCCTCGGGGCTACGTCGGGCCAGACTTTCGTGCGCGTCATCTTCCCGGCAATCATGCCGGCCATGCTCACCGGTTTCGCGCTGGCCTTTGCCCGCGCCACGGGCGAATACGGCTCCGTGATTTTCATCGCCGGGAATATGCCGATGGTCTCCGAAATCACACCGCTTTTCATTATCACCAAGCTGGAACAGTACGATTATGCGGGAGCGACCGCGATCGCGGTGGTCATGCTGGTTGCCTCCTTCCTCATGCTGTTGACGATCAACCTGCTGCAGGCCTGGACGCGCAAACGGGCGGGCAAGAAATGA
- the cysW gene encoding sulfate ABC transporter permease subunit CysW, with protein MNKPSTVLEPAWVRRTLLAIAFAFLTLFLLVPLVAVFAEALDKGWEAYVAAITDPDAVSAIKLTLIAAAIAVPLNLVFGVSAAWAIAKFDFRGKSVLLTLIDLPFSVSPVISGLIYVLIFGAQGWFGPWLEEHDIKILFAVPGIVLATVFITFPFVARELIPLMQSQGTEEEEAALVLGASGWRTFWHVTLPNIKWGLLYGVILCNARAMGEFGAVSVVSGHIRGHTNTMPLHVEILYNEYQYAAAFAVASLLALLALVTLALKSLIEWRLRQTDPVQAEARNLEHAS; from the coding sequence ATGAACAAACCATCGACCGTGCTCGAACCGGCGTGGGTCAGGCGCACGCTGCTCGCCATCGCTTTCGCTTTTCTCACGCTGTTCCTGCTGGTGCCCCTGGTGGCGGTGTTTGCCGAGGCGCTTGACAAGGGATGGGAAGCCTACGTGGCAGCGATTACCGATCCAGATGCCGTCTCGGCCATCAAGCTCACCTTGATTGCCGCCGCTATCGCGGTACCGCTTAACCTCGTGTTTGGTGTGAGCGCCGCGTGGGCGATCGCAAAGTTCGACTTCCGCGGCAAGAGTGTGCTGCTGACGCTTATTGACCTGCCGTTTTCGGTCTCGCCGGTGATTTCCGGCTTGATTTACGTACTTATCTTCGGCGCCCAGGGCTGGTTCGGGCCGTGGCTGGAAGAGCATGACATCAAGATCCTGTTTGCGGTGCCTGGCATCGTGCTGGCGACCGTGTTCATCACCTTCCCGTTCGTGGCGCGTGAACTGATTCCGCTCATGCAGTCGCAGGGTACCGAGGAAGAAGAGGCGGCGCTGGTGCTGGGCGCCTCCGGCTGGCGCACCTTCTGGCATGTCACCCTCCCCAACATCAAGTGGGGCCTGCTGTACGGCGTGATCTTGTGTAACGCCCGCGCCATGGGCGAATTCGGCGCGGTATCGGTGGTGTCCGGGCATATCCGCGGCCACACCAACACCATGCCGCTGCACGTGGAGATCCTCTACAACGAGTACCAGTACGCGGCCGCCTTTGCCGTCGCCTCGCTGCTGGCGCTGCTGGCGCTCGTGACGCTGGCACTGAAATCTTTGATCGAATGGCGCCTGCGCCAGACCGACCCGGTCCAGGCAGAGGCGCGCAATCTGGAGCACGCATCATGA